The Salvelinus sp. IW2-2015 linkage group LG31, ASM291031v2, whole genome shotgun sequence genome window below encodes:
- the LOC111955694 gene encoding myocyte-specific enhancer factor 2D homolog isoform X7 produces MGRKKIQIQRITDERNRQVTFTKRKFGLMKKAYELSVLCDCEIALIIFNHSNKLFQYASTDMDKVLLKYTEYNEPHESRTNADIIETLRKKGFSGCESPEPDGEDSIDQSPLNDDKYRKTTEDLDILFKRYGVSSSVPPPTFSVPVTVQASNQNALQFSNPGNAMVTTSYVTSSSLSDNHHLSPQPPALQRNTVSPGLPQRPASAGAMLGGDLNNSNGGCPSPVPNGYISARASPGLLSVSNGNSLGKVVPAKSPPPPQSPQMVNSRKPDIRVITTQGGKSLMQMNAQRLAGAQVTQMLTTPVVSVTTPSLLAQGMPFSAMPTAYNTEYQLTSADITALHALASPGGLLQGNAPWQQSLSQQQQQHQQQQQLSLASLSNLVPVGHIPQGAMLTVNTNSNVSIKSEPISPGRDRRSPCPPPSSSGGGIQTTVPPPQYPGSLLCLEPPTGRSPAHSLSSNGSSYEGNDRDDPAAGGRGGGGIGGSAAGNMGNPGRSLPPEFSPSVELLRAQNEVEQEGANIKRMRLDAWVT; encoded by the exons ATGGGGAGGAAGAAGATTCAGATCCAACGGATCACCGATGAGAGGAACAGACAG GTGACGTTCACCAAGAGGAAGTTTGGCCTGATGAAGAAGGCGTATGAGCTGAGCGTGCTGTGTGACTGTGAGATCGCCCTCATCATCTTCAACCACTCCAACAAGCTGTTCCAGTACGCCAGCACCGACATGGACAAGGTTCTGCTCAAATACACCGAGTACAACGAGCCCCACGAGAGCCGGACCAACGCTGACATCATCGAG ACGTTGCGAAAGAAAGGCTTCAGCGGTTGCGAAAGTCCCGAGCCGGACGGCGAGGACTCCATCGACCAGAGCCCCCTGAACGACGACAAATACCGCAAGACCACCGAAGACCTAGACATTCTCTTCAAGCGCTACGGTGTAAGT TCTTCGGTCCCGCCCCCCACATTCTCTGTGCCCGTCACCGTCCAGGCCTCTAATCAGAACGCATTACAGTTCAGTAACCCTGGGAACGCCATGGTGACCACCTCCTACGTGACGTCGTCATCGCTCTCTGACAACCACCACCTGTCACCCCAGCCACCGGCGCTCCAGAGAAACACAGTATCTCCCGGGTTGCCACAGCGACCGGCCAGCGCAG GTGCTATGCTCGGAGGTGACTTGAACAACTCAAATGGTGGCTGCCCAAGTCCAGTCC CTAACGGATACATCAGTGCCAGGGCCTCCCCGGGCCTCCTCTCGGTGTCCAACGGCAACAGCCTGGGGAAAGTAGTTCCGGCCAAGTCCCCACCTCCGCCTCAGAGCCCACAGATGGTCAACAGCCGCAAGCCAGACATCCGGGTAATCACCACTCAGGGTGGGAAGAGCCTGATGCAGATG AATGCCCAGCGTTTGGCCGGTGCACAAGTGACCCAGATGCTCACCACACCGGTGGTCTCCGTGACAACGCCCAGCCTCCTGGCGCAGGGGATGCCCTTCTCCGCCATGCCAACAGCTTACAACACAG AATACCAGCTGACGAGCGCTGACATCACCGCACTCCACGCCCTGGCGTCACCAGGCGGCCTGCTGCAAGGCAACGCGCCATGGCAACAGTCTTtatcccagcagcagcagcaacatcaacaacagcaacaacttAGTCTGGCGTCGCTTAGCAACTTGGT GCCGGTGGGCCACATACCTCAGGGCGCCATGCTGACTGTCAACACCAACTCCAATGTGAGCATCAAGTCTGAACCCATCTCGCCCGGCCGAGACCGCCGCTCCCCGTGCCCCCCGCCGTCCTCCTCTGGAGGGGGCATCCAGACGACCGTGCCCCCGCCACAGTACCCTGGTTCCCTACTGTGCCTGGAGCCACCAACCGGCCGTTCCCCCGCCCACAGCCTCAGCAGCAACGGCAGCTCCTACGAGGGCAACGACCGCGACGACCCTGCGGCAGGCGGCAGAGGAGGAGGTGGCATTGGCGGAAGTGCAGCGGGCAACATGGGCAACCCTGGCCGTTCCCTGCCCCCCGAATTCAGCCCCTCGGTGGAGCTCCTGCGGGCCCAGAATGAGGTGGAGCAGGAGGGGGCCAACATCAAACGCATGAGACTCGACGCGTGGGTCACATAG
- the LOC111955694 gene encoding myocyte-specific enhancer factor 2D homolog isoform X1, translating to MGRKKIQIQRITDERNRQVTFTKRKFGLMKKAYELSVLCDCEIALIIFNHSNKLFQYASTDMDKVLLKYTEYNEPHESRTNADIIETLRKKGFSGCESPEPDGEDSIDQSPLNDDKYRKTTEDLDILFKRYGVSSSVPPPTFSVPVTVQASNQNALQFSNPGNAMVTTSYVTSSSLSDNHHLSPQPPALQRNTVSPGLPQRPASAGAMLGGDLNNSNGGCPSPVPNGYISARASPGLLSVSNGNSLGKVVPAKSPPPPQSPQMVNSRKPDIRVITTQGGKSLMQMTDDELEMVSENAQRLAGAQVTQMLTTPVVSVTTPSLLAQGMPFSAMPTAYNTEYQLTSADITALHALASPGGLLQGNAPWQQSLSQQQQQHQQQQQLSLASLSNLVMWGMDKQSGELSSQISSLAANLSASQSNLLLGRDEWLGRPVGHIPQGAMLTVNTNSNVSIKSEPISPGRDRRSPCPPPSSSGGGIQTTVPPPQYPGSLLCLEPPTGRSPAHSLSSNGSSYEGNDRDDPAAGGRGGGGIGGSAAGNMGNPGRSLPPEFSPSVELLRAQNEVEQEGANIKRMRLDAWVT from the exons ATGGGGAGGAAGAAGATTCAGATCCAACGGATCACCGATGAGAGGAACAGACAG GTGACGTTCACCAAGAGGAAGTTTGGCCTGATGAAGAAGGCGTATGAGCTGAGCGTGCTGTGTGACTGTGAGATCGCCCTCATCATCTTCAACCACTCCAACAAGCTGTTCCAGTACGCCAGCACCGACATGGACAAGGTTCTGCTCAAATACACCGAGTACAACGAGCCCCACGAGAGCCGGACCAACGCTGACATCATCGAG ACGTTGCGAAAGAAAGGCTTCAGCGGTTGCGAAAGTCCCGAGCCGGACGGCGAGGACTCCATCGACCAGAGCCCCCTGAACGACGACAAATACCGCAAGACCACCGAAGACCTAGACATTCTCTTCAAGCGCTACGGTGTAAGT TCTTCGGTCCCGCCCCCCACATTCTCTGTGCCCGTCACCGTCCAGGCCTCTAATCAGAACGCATTACAGTTCAGTAACCCTGGGAACGCCATGGTGACCACCTCCTACGTGACGTCGTCATCGCTCTCTGACAACCACCACCTGTCACCCCAGCCACCGGCGCTCCAGAGAAACACAGTATCTCCCGGGTTGCCACAGCGACCGGCCAGCGCAG GTGCTATGCTCGGAGGTGACTTGAACAACTCAAATGGTGGCTGCCCAAGTCCAGTCC CTAACGGATACATCAGTGCCAGGGCCTCCCCGGGCCTCCTCTCGGTGTCCAACGGCAACAGCCTGGGGAAAGTAGTTCCGGCCAAGTCCCCACCTCCGCCTCAGAGCCCACAGATGGTCAACAGCCGCAAGCCAGACATCCGGGTAATCACCACTCAGGGTGGGAAGAGCCTGATGCAGATG ACAGATGATGAGCTGGAGATGGTGAGCGAG AATGCCCAGCGTTTGGCCGGTGCACAAGTGACCCAGATGCTCACCACACCGGTGGTCTCCGTGACAACGCCCAGCCTCCTGGCGCAGGGGATGCCCTTCTCCGCCATGCCAACAGCTTACAACACAG AATACCAGCTGACGAGCGCTGACATCACCGCACTCCACGCCCTGGCGTCACCAGGCGGCCTGCTGCAAGGCAACGCGCCATGGCAACAGTCTTtatcccagcagcagcagcaacatcaacaacagcaacaacttAGTCTGGCGTCGCTTAGCAACTTGGT CATGTGGGGCATGGACAAACAGAGTGGGGAATTGTCTAGCCAGATCTCCAGTCTGGCAGCCAATCTGAG CGCCTCGCAGTCCAACCTCCTCTTGGGTAGAGATGAGTGGTTGGGCCG GCCGGTGGGCCACATACCTCAGGGCGCCATGCTGACTGTCAACACCAACTCCAATGTGAGCATCAAGTCTGAACCCATCTCGCCCGGCCGAGACCGCCGCTCCCCGTGCCCCCCGCCGTCCTCCTCTGGAGGGGGCATCCAGACGACCGTGCCCCCGCCACAGTACCCTGGTTCCCTACTGTGCCTGGAGCCACCAACCGGCCGTTCCCCCGCCCACAGCCTCAGCAGCAACGGCAGCTCCTACGAGGGCAACGACCGCGACGACCCTGCGGCAGGCGGCAGAGGAGGAGGTGGCATTGGCGGAAGTGCAGCGGGCAACATGGGCAACCCTGGCCGTTCCCTGCCCCCCGAATTCAGCCCCTCGGTGGAGCTCCTGCGGGCCCAGAATGAGGTGGAGCAGGAGGGGGCCAACATCAAACGCATGAGACTCGACGCGTGGGTCACATAG
- the LOC111955694 gene encoding myocyte-specific enhancer factor 2D homolog isoform X5, whose translation MGRKKIQIQRITDERNRQVTFTKRKFGLMKKAYELSVLCDCEIALIIFNHSNKLFQYASTDMDKVLLKYTEYNEPHESRTNADIIETLRKKGFSGCESPEPDGEDSIDQSPLNDDKYRKTTEDLDILFKRYGVSSSVPPPTFSVPVTVQASNQNALQFSNPGNAMVTTSYVTSSSLSDNHHLSPQPPALQRNTVSPGLPQRPASAGAMLGGDLNNSNGGCPSPVPNGYISARASPGLLSVSNGNSLGKVVPAKSPPPPQSPQMVNSRKPDIRVITTQGGKSLMQMTDDELEMVSENAQRLAGAQVTQMLTTPVVSVTTPSLLAQGMPFSAMPTAYNTEYQLTSADITALHALASPGGLLQGNAPWQQSLSQQQQQHQQQQQLSLASLSNLVPVGHIPQGAMLTVNTNSNVSIKSEPISPGRDRRSPCPPPSSSGGGIQTTVPPPQYPGSLLCLEPPTGRSPAHSLSSNGSSYEGNDRDDPAAGGRGGGGIGGSAAGNMGNPGRSLPPEFSPSVELLRAQNEVEQEGANIKRMRLDAWVT comes from the exons ATGGGGAGGAAGAAGATTCAGATCCAACGGATCACCGATGAGAGGAACAGACAG GTGACGTTCACCAAGAGGAAGTTTGGCCTGATGAAGAAGGCGTATGAGCTGAGCGTGCTGTGTGACTGTGAGATCGCCCTCATCATCTTCAACCACTCCAACAAGCTGTTCCAGTACGCCAGCACCGACATGGACAAGGTTCTGCTCAAATACACCGAGTACAACGAGCCCCACGAGAGCCGGACCAACGCTGACATCATCGAG ACGTTGCGAAAGAAAGGCTTCAGCGGTTGCGAAAGTCCCGAGCCGGACGGCGAGGACTCCATCGACCAGAGCCCCCTGAACGACGACAAATACCGCAAGACCACCGAAGACCTAGACATTCTCTTCAAGCGCTACGGTGTAAGT TCTTCGGTCCCGCCCCCCACATTCTCTGTGCCCGTCACCGTCCAGGCCTCTAATCAGAACGCATTACAGTTCAGTAACCCTGGGAACGCCATGGTGACCACCTCCTACGTGACGTCGTCATCGCTCTCTGACAACCACCACCTGTCACCCCAGCCACCGGCGCTCCAGAGAAACACAGTATCTCCCGGGTTGCCACAGCGACCGGCCAGCGCAG GTGCTATGCTCGGAGGTGACTTGAACAACTCAAATGGTGGCTGCCCAAGTCCAGTCC CTAACGGATACATCAGTGCCAGGGCCTCCCCGGGCCTCCTCTCGGTGTCCAACGGCAACAGCCTGGGGAAAGTAGTTCCGGCCAAGTCCCCACCTCCGCCTCAGAGCCCACAGATGGTCAACAGCCGCAAGCCAGACATCCGGGTAATCACCACTCAGGGTGGGAAGAGCCTGATGCAGATG ACAGATGATGAGCTGGAGATGGTGAGCGAG AATGCCCAGCGTTTGGCCGGTGCACAAGTGACCCAGATGCTCACCACACCGGTGGTCTCCGTGACAACGCCCAGCCTCCTGGCGCAGGGGATGCCCTTCTCCGCCATGCCAACAGCTTACAACACAG AATACCAGCTGACGAGCGCTGACATCACCGCACTCCACGCCCTGGCGTCACCAGGCGGCCTGCTGCAAGGCAACGCGCCATGGCAACAGTCTTtatcccagcagcagcagcaacatcaacaacagcaacaacttAGTCTGGCGTCGCTTAGCAACTTGGT GCCGGTGGGCCACATACCTCAGGGCGCCATGCTGACTGTCAACACCAACTCCAATGTGAGCATCAAGTCTGAACCCATCTCGCCCGGCCGAGACCGCCGCTCCCCGTGCCCCCCGCCGTCCTCCTCTGGAGGGGGCATCCAGACGACCGTGCCCCCGCCACAGTACCCTGGTTCCCTACTGTGCCTGGAGCCACCAACCGGCCGTTCCCCCGCCCACAGCCTCAGCAGCAACGGCAGCTCCTACGAGGGCAACGACCGCGACGACCCTGCGGCAGGCGGCAGAGGAGGAGGTGGCATTGGCGGAAGTGCAGCGGGCAACATGGGCAACCCTGGCCGTTCCCTGCCCCCCGAATTCAGCCCCTCGGTGGAGCTCCTGCGGGCCCAGAATGAGGTGGAGCAGGAGGGGGCCAACATCAAACGCATGAGACTCGACGCGTGGGTCACATAG
- the LOC111955694 gene encoding myocyte-specific enhancer factor 2D homolog isoform X3 produces MGRKKIQIQRITDERNRQVTFTKRKFGLMKKAYELSVLCDCEIALIIFNHSNKLFQYASTDMDKVLLKYTEYNEPHESRTNADIIETLRKKGFSGCESPEPDGEDSIDQSPLNDDKYRKTTEDLDILFKRYGVSSSVPPPTFSVPVTVQASNQNALQFSNPGNAMVTTSYVTSSSLSDNHHLSPQPPALQRNTVSPGLPQRPASAGAMLGGDLNNSNGGCPSPVPNGYISARASPGLLSVSNGNSLGKVVPAKSPPPPQSPQMVNSRKPDIRVITTQGGKSLMQMNAQRLAGAQVTQMLTTPVVSVTTPSLLAQGMPFSAMPTAYNTEYQLTSADITALHALASPGGLLQGNAPWQQSLSQQQQQHQQQQQLSLASLSNLVMWGMDKQSGELSSQISSLAANLSASQSNLLLGRDEWLGRPVGHIPQGAMLTVNTNSNVSIKSEPISPGRDRRSPCPPPSSSGGGIQTTVPPPQYPGSLLCLEPPTGRSPAHSLSSNGSSYEGNDRDDPAAGGRGGGGIGGSAAGNMGNPGRSLPPEFSPSVELLRAQNEVEQEGANIKRMRLDAWVT; encoded by the exons ATGGGGAGGAAGAAGATTCAGATCCAACGGATCACCGATGAGAGGAACAGACAG GTGACGTTCACCAAGAGGAAGTTTGGCCTGATGAAGAAGGCGTATGAGCTGAGCGTGCTGTGTGACTGTGAGATCGCCCTCATCATCTTCAACCACTCCAACAAGCTGTTCCAGTACGCCAGCACCGACATGGACAAGGTTCTGCTCAAATACACCGAGTACAACGAGCCCCACGAGAGCCGGACCAACGCTGACATCATCGAG ACGTTGCGAAAGAAAGGCTTCAGCGGTTGCGAAAGTCCCGAGCCGGACGGCGAGGACTCCATCGACCAGAGCCCCCTGAACGACGACAAATACCGCAAGACCACCGAAGACCTAGACATTCTCTTCAAGCGCTACGGTGTAAGT TCTTCGGTCCCGCCCCCCACATTCTCTGTGCCCGTCACCGTCCAGGCCTCTAATCAGAACGCATTACAGTTCAGTAACCCTGGGAACGCCATGGTGACCACCTCCTACGTGACGTCGTCATCGCTCTCTGACAACCACCACCTGTCACCCCAGCCACCGGCGCTCCAGAGAAACACAGTATCTCCCGGGTTGCCACAGCGACCGGCCAGCGCAG GTGCTATGCTCGGAGGTGACTTGAACAACTCAAATGGTGGCTGCCCAAGTCCAGTCC CTAACGGATACATCAGTGCCAGGGCCTCCCCGGGCCTCCTCTCGGTGTCCAACGGCAACAGCCTGGGGAAAGTAGTTCCGGCCAAGTCCCCACCTCCGCCTCAGAGCCCACAGATGGTCAACAGCCGCAAGCCAGACATCCGGGTAATCACCACTCAGGGTGGGAAGAGCCTGATGCAGATG AATGCCCAGCGTTTGGCCGGTGCACAAGTGACCCAGATGCTCACCACACCGGTGGTCTCCGTGACAACGCCCAGCCTCCTGGCGCAGGGGATGCCCTTCTCCGCCATGCCAACAGCTTACAACACAG AATACCAGCTGACGAGCGCTGACATCACCGCACTCCACGCCCTGGCGTCACCAGGCGGCCTGCTGCAAGGCAACGCGCCATGGCAACAGTCTTtatcccagcagcagcagcaacatcaacaacagcaacaacttAGTCTGGCGTCGCTTAGCAACTTGGT CATGTGGGGCATGGACAAACAGAGTGGGGAATTGTCTAGCCAGATCTCCAGTCTGGCAGCCAATCTGAG CGCCTCGCAGTCCAACCTCCTCTTGGGTAGAGATGAGTGGTTGGGCCG GCCGGTGGGCCACATACCTCAGGGCGCCATGCTGACTGTCAACACCAACTCCAATGTGAGCATCAAGTCTGAACCCATCTCGCCCGGCCGAGACCGCCGCTCCCCGTGCCCCCCGCCGTCCTCCTCTGGAGGGGGCATCCAGACGACCGTGCCCCCGCCACAGTACCCTGGTTCCCTACTGTGCCTGGAGCCACCAACCGGCCGTTCCCCCGCCCACAGCCTCAGCAGCAACGGCAGCTCCTACGAGGGCAACGACCGCGACGACCCTGCGGCAGGCGGCAGAGGAGGAGGTGGCATTGGCGGAAGTGCAGCGGGCAACATGGGCAACCCTGGCCGTTCCCTGCCCCCCGAATTCAGCCCCTCGGTGGAGCTCCTGCGGGCCCAGAATGAGGTGGAGCAGGAGGGGGCCAACATCAAACGCATGAGACTCGACGCGTGGGTCACATAG
- the LOC111955694 gene encoding myocyte-specific enhancer factor 2D homolog isoform X4 gives MGRKKIQIQRITDERNRQVTFTKRKFGLMKKAYELSVLCDCEIALIIFNHSNKLFQYASTDMDKVLLKYTEYNEPHESRTNADIIETLRKKGFSGCESPEPDGEDSIDQSPLNDDKYRKTTEDLDILFKRYGVSSSVPPPTFSVPVTVQASNQNALQFSNPGNAMVTTSYVTSSSLSDNHHLSPQPPALQRNTVSPGLPQRPASAGAMLGGDLNNSNGGCPSPVPNGYISARASPGLLSVSNGNSLGKVVPAKSPPPPQSPQMVNSRKPDIRVITTQGGKSLMQMTDDELEMVSENAQRLAGAQVTQMLTTPVVSVTTPSLLAQGMPFSAMPTAYNTEYQLTSADITALHALASPGGLLQGNAPWQQSLSQQQQQHQQQQQLSLASLSNLVMWGMDKQSGELSSQISSLAANLRPVGHIPQGAMLTVNTNSNVSIKSEPISPGRDRRSPCPPPSSSGGGIQTTVPPPQYPGSLLCLEPPTGRSPAHSLSSNGSSYEGNDRDDPAAGGRGGGGIGGSAAGNMGNPGRSLPPEFSPSVELLRAQNEVEQEGANIKRMRLDAWVT, from the exons ATGGGGAGGAAGAAGATTCAGATCCAACGGATCACCGATGAGAGGAACAGACAG GTGACGTTCACCAAGAGGAAGTTTGGCCTGATGAAGAAGGCGTATGAGCTGAGCGTGCTGTGTGACTGTGAGATCGCCCTCATCATCTTCAACCACTCCAACAAGCTGTTCCAGTACGCCAGCACCGACATGGACAAGGTTCTGCTCAAATACACCGAGTACAACGAGCCCCACGAGAGCCGGACCAACGCTGACATCATCGAG ACGTTGCGAAAGAAAGGCTTCAGCGGTTGCGAAAGTCCCGAGCCGGACGGCGAGGACTCCATCGACCAGAGCCCCCTGAACGACGACAAATACCGCAAGACCACCGAAGACCTAGACATTCTCTTCAAGCGCTACGGTGTAAGT TCTTCGGTCCCGCCCCCCACATTCTCTGTGCCCGTCACCGTCCAGGCCTCTAATCAGAACGCATTACAGTTCAGTAACCCTGGGAACGCCATGGTGACCACCTCCTACGTGACGTCGTCATCGCTCTCTGACAACCACCACCTGTCACCCCAGCCACCGGCGCTCCAGAGAAACACAGTATCTCCCGGGTTGCCACAGCGACCGGCCAGCGCAG GTGCTATGCTCGGAGGTGACTTGAACAACTCAAATGGTGGCTGCCCAAGTCCAGTCC CTAACGGATACATCAGTGCCAGGGCCTCCCCGGGCCTCCTCTCGGTGTCCAACGGCAACAGCCTGGGGAAAGTAGTTCCGGCCAAGTCCCCACCTCCGCCTCAGAGCCCACAGATGGTCAACAGCCGCAAGCCAGACATCCGGGTAATCACCACTCAGGGTGGGAAGAGCCTGATGCAGATG ACAGATGATGAGCTGGAGATGGTGAGCGAG AATGCCCAGCGTTTGGCCGGTGCACAAGTGACCCAGATGCTCACCACACCGGTGGTCTCCGTGACAACGCCCAGCCTCCTGGCGCAGGGGATGCCCTTCTCCGCCATGCCAACAGCTTACAACACAG AATACCAGCTGACGAGCGCTGACATCACCGCACTCCACGCCCTGGCGTCACCAGGCGGCCTGCTGCAAGGCAACGCGCCATGGCAACAGTCTTtatcccagcagcagcagcaacatcaacaacagcaacaacttAGTCTGGCGTCGCTTAGCAACTTGGT CATGTGGGGCATGGACAAACAGAGTGGGGAATTGTCTAGCCAGATCTCCAGTCTGGCAGCCAATCTGAG GCCGGTGGGCCACATACCTCAGGGCGCCATGCTGACTGTCAACACCAACTCCAATGTGAGCATCAAGTCTGAACCCATCTCGCCCGGCCGAGACCGCCGCTCCCCGTGCCCCCCGCCGTCCTCCTCTGGAGGGGGCATCCAGACGACCGTGCCCCCGCCACAGTACCCTGGTTCCCTACTGTGCCTGGAGCCACCAACCGGCCGTTCCCCCGCCCACAGCCTCAGCAGCAACGGCAGCTCCTACGAGGGCAACGACCGCGACGACCCTGCGGCAGGCGGCAGAGGAGGAGGTGGCATTGGCGGAAGTGCAGCGGGCAACATGGGCAACCCTGGCCGTTCCCTGCCCCCCGAATTCAGCCCCTCGGTGGAGCTCCTGCGGGCCCAGAATGAGGTGGAGCAGGAGGGGGCCAACATCAAACGCATGAGACTCGACGCGTGGGTCACATAG
- the LOC111955694 gene encoding myocyte-specific enhancer factor 2D homolog isoform X2, whose translation MGRKKIQIQRITDERNRQVTFTKRKFGLMKKAYELSVLCDCEIALIIFNHSNKLFQYASTDMDKVLLKYTEYNEPHESRTNADIIETLRKKGFSGCESPEPDGEDSIDQSPLNDDKYRKTTEDLDILFKRYGVSSSVPPPTFSVPVTVQASNQNALQFSNPGNAMVTTSYVTSSSLSDNHHLSPQPPALQRNTVSPGLPQRPASAGAMLGGDLNNSNGGCPSPVPNGYISARASPGLLSVSNGNSLGKVVPAKSPPPPQSPQMVNSRKPDIRVITTQGGKSLMQMTDDELEMNAQRLAGAQVTQMLTTPVVSVTTPSLLAQGMPFSAMPTAYNTEYQLTSADITALHALASPGGLLQGNAPWQQSLSQQQQQHQQQQQLSLASLSNLVMWGMDKQSGELSSQISSLAANLSASQSNLLLGRDEWLGRPVGHIPQGAMLTVNTNSNVSIKSEPISPGRDRRSPCPPPSSSGGGIQTTVPPPQYPGSLLCLEPPTGRSPAHSLSSNGSSYEGNDRDDPAAGGRGGGGIGGSAAGNMGNPGRSLPPEFSPSVELLRAQNEVEQEGANIKRMRLDAWVT comes from the exons ATGGGGAGGAAGAAGATTCAGATCCAACGGATCACCGATGAGAGGAACAGACAG GTGACGTTCACCAAGAGGAAGTTTGGCCTGATGAAGAAGGCGTATGAGCTGAGCGTGCTGTGTGACTGTGAGATCGCCCTCATCATCTTCAACCACTCCAACAAGCTGTTCCAGTACGCCAGCACCGACATGGACAAGGTTCTGCTCAAATACACCGAGTACAACGAGCCCCACGAGAGCCGGACCAACGCTGACATCATCGAG ACGTTGCGAAAGAAAGGCTTCAGCGGTTGCGAAAGTCCCGAGCCGGACGGCGAGGACTCCATCGACCAGAGCCCCCTGAACGACGACAAATACCGCAAGACCACCGAAGACCTAGACATTCTCTTCAAGCGCTACGGTGTAAGT TCTTCGGTCCCGCCCCCCACATTCTCTGTGCCCGTCACCGTCCAGGCCTCTAATCAGAACGCATTACAGTTCAGTAACCCTGGGAACGCCATGGTGACCACCTCCTACGTGACGTCGTCATCGCTCTCTGACAACCACCACCTGTCACCCCAGCCACCGGCGCTCCAGAGAAACACAGTATCTCCCGGGTTGCCACAGCGACCGGCCAGCGCAG GTGCTATGCTCGGAGGTGACTTGAACAACTCAAATGGTGGCTGCCCAAGTCCAGTCC CTAACGGATACATCAGTGCCAGGGCCTCCCCGGGCCTCCTCTCGGTGTCCAACGGCAACAGCCTGGGGAAAGTAGTTCCGGCCAAGTCCCCACCTCCGCCTCAGAGCCCACAGATGGTCAACAGCCGCAAGCCAGACATCCGGGTAATCACCACTCAGGGTGGGAAGAGCCTGATGCAGATG ACAGATGATGAGCTGGAGATG AATGCCCAGCGTTTGGCCGGTGCACAAGTGACCCAGATGCTCACCACACCGGTGGTCTCCGTGACAACGCCCAGCCTCCTGGCGCAGGGGATGCCCTTCTCCGCCATGCCAACAGCTTACAACACAG AATACCAGCTGACGAGCGCTGACATCACCGCACTCCACGCCCTGGCGTCACCAGGCGGCCTGCTGCAAGGCAACGCGCCATGGCAACAGTCTTtatcccagcagcagcagcaacatcaacaacagcaacaacttAGTCTGGCGTCGCTTAGCAACTTGGT CATGTGGGGCATGGACAAACAGAGTGGGGAATTGTCTAGCCAGATCTCCAGTCTGGCAGCCAATCTGAG CGCCTCGCAGTCCAACCTCCTCTTGGGTAGAGATGAGTGGTTGGGCCG GCCGGTGGGCCACATACCTCAGGGCGCCATGCTGACTGTCAACACCAACTCCAATGTGAGCATCAAGTCTGAACCCATCTCGCCCGGCCGAGACCGCCGCTCCCCGTGCCCCCCGCCGTCCTCCTCTGGAGGGGGCATCCAGACGACCGTGCCCCCGCCACAGTACCCTGGTTCCCTACTGTGCCTGGAGCCACCAACCGGCCGTTCCCCCGCCCACAGCCTCAGCAGCAACGGCAGCTCCTACGAGGGCAACGACCGCGACGACCCTGCGGCAGGCGGCAGAGGAGGAGGTGGCATTGGCGGAAGTGCAGCGGGCAACATGGGCAACCCTGGCCGTTCCCTGCCCCCCGAATTCAGCCCCTCGGTGGAGCTCCTGCGGGCCCAGAATGAGGTGGAGCAGGAGGGGGCCAACATCAAACGCATGAGACTCGACGCGTGGGTCACATAG